tagcaatgcactgtagcactgtagcactgctacagtgctcggtacacctgagtgtaccgagcggtataccgtaccgtaccggtaccgagcccgggtcgaaatgccggtatggtacggtacgacgaaccttgatgaAGACAACCACTAGTTGCATAATCGAAGTGAATTAGGAACTGTCACTGAAACAGAAGCCAATGAGTACTTCCTGGCTGTATTACTTGTATaaagttggctcctcttcttcgtttTACTCTTCTTATTTCTCTAATTAACGTAATTCTTCTTCTTCCAGTCCTCAtctccttattcttcttcttcttctttcttatcatcatcattttcttcttcttttaatcttcttatttttcttattcCTTTTCTTCTAATTCATTTTTTTTAACCTTTTCTGTTCTTCGCCAACCTCAACTCCTGAAATTTTGATGTGCAAATGAAAGATGTGCTCTTGAAGCGGGGAAGCACCAATATTCAATAATCTTTCATTTGCATTGGAAAACAACAACTGTTATTAcagatcatctcataagaaatcaGGTTCCAAAATCCAACATCTAGTTGTCTTAGTATAATCAACCTTAGATATGGTCAGATGCATGCTTTAATCCTCATTACTATATGGCAGAGTGTCATACATGTATGAAAGAACAAATATTCTTGGGAAGGATGGATTCAAACTTGTGCAACTAACTAAAGTAATTAAGAAGTTTTGGTTTGTATTTCGATAATCTTACGCCAAACATAGCATAAGATAGTCAGTAAAGGAAGAAAACGGTAACTGTGTAAGCATGGTTGTAGTAAAGGGTGGAAAAAAACACAAAGATGGACTAGCTCAAGTACACCATAATATCACAACATTTTGTGAATCAATTATCACCAACCTACAATGCTTCCTCTACTGACAGCTTAAATATGATTGAACTCTCACAAATGTGGTTTTCCAAATATCCACCAGGTGATGGAAGAAATTGATCTCTGGTATCACCAACAGCTTCACACCAAATCGTGACCTAAGAAACATCAAATTTTATACTGGACTATGAAATGTGACCAGTAGAGTTTGGTGACATAATTGATTGTCCTAAGATTATCGAGGTCTGATTTGTCTATGGATTTCATGCCCTTTAAATCTTTGCTAAATCTAGGCTGTGTCACATTTCCTCCATCTGTTGAATGCTGATTCTTGCTACATTATCCATTTTGTTCTGAAACTAAACTCAGTAATGGGAAAAGATCTATAACAAATGTCGAACATTGATACAAGTTGTCTTTGAAACTATATAAGTAAGATGGAATTGTTTTCTTTATTACTGTGGTTCTGTGCTCACCCTTGAGACAATCTATTCTTTTAGTTATCTAAGATCTGATACTAACTTCCTGGAGTTGAAGAGAGTTAAAGATGGATCAGATAGTGAATTGCGGCAAACACTAATAGACAGACATTTTTGTTCTCATAATTTCGTGTCTTGAAGTTTCTTGGCATGCAAAAACTCGATATTAGGATTCATATAATGCACCCAAAATTAACTAGTTAGTGCTTCCAATGTTTGCTTTTAAATTATCAAGAATTTGATCTATCCAAGGAAAAGCCCTTTAACATGTACATTGAGTTGAGATCTGCATTCCAGAGGAAAACCTGCTTATGTACTTGATGGTAAAATTAAGGCATACTCCTGTTATTAATAATGTGGGACAGGCTTCATTTTTTTGCCATAGCATTAGTGAAATAAATGCCAATGATTCTGTTGGTTGAAATTTAACATGTACTCTTTCAGGTGATGTGGCAAAACTCTTGCAGATGCAGGTTTGATCTGTACTCCAAGTTTGACAGAGCCATACAGGAAAGACGGAGAGACTCGTCCCACAATTCTGCCATACTCTAATTTCACTGAAGTGAGTCCTTTCCTTCAAAGTTTATCTGCCACTAAATTTGTATTTATTTTGCTGATTTGGATCATTTTTAAAATCTTATAAGTATTCAACTTGGGGATTTACTCACCTGATCACCTAAACATTAGCTTGAATGAGCCATCCTTTACTCTTCTCTTTGTTATAGATTTGTCTAGTATCTCTGCAAGCCTCTAAACAGTAGTACAACATGGAATTCAGAaagttgatatcatgcatgtaaattTGTGATTGCATTCTCATAAGAACATAGGTATACAGGTTTGATCTGTACTCCATGTTTGACAGAGCCATACAGAAAAGACGGAGAGACTCATCCCACAATTCTTCCATACTCTAATTTCACTGAAGTGAGTCCTTTCCTTCAAAGTTTATCTGCCACTAAATTTGTATTTATTTTGCTGATTTGGATCATTTTTAATATCTTATAAGTATTCAACTTGGGGATTTACTCACCTGATCACCTAAACATTAGCTTGAATGAGCCatccttttctcttctctttgttATAGATTTGTCTTGTATCTCTGCAAGCCTCTAAACAGTAGTACAACATGGAAATCAGAaagttgatatcatgcatgtaaattTGTGATTGCATTCTCATAAGAACATAGGTATACAAGAGGGATCAAATTTATATTATCATGTGTTTTAATATCCCTTCACTAATTATATAGTTGCCTCTGTATTCATCTGTCACTTCTTTCACAGCACATATGCTTATTGGATCACATCATATTGGAGATAGATTAAATTGCTGTCAATAAAGTATTGTCCTTTTCTATTCTCTTTTTAGTTTTTGACTTTTTTGGTACCTTGCAAGTCTCTAAGCAGTACAGCATGCTAATCAGTAACATAATATTGATTATTTGGAAATATTGGAAAGTTGATATCATGTATATAAGGTTGAAATTATAGCCACATAAGAACATAACTATACATGAAGGAATAATTTTCAATTACCATATGTATGTTGTTAATTGTATATTGCAATAATATACTGTTGATGTAAATATTCTACTTTGTTATTTCTATGCTTTCTGAATTGATGTCCTTATTGACTTCCATTTCTTAGAATTACTTTGTGGCATAGTAGGATTATGTTTGAAGAAGTTCTTTGTGACTGATTGAGCTTTCATAATGGAATTGAGTTCAGGATTCCAATTAGTGATCATGGTATTTCTGTAAGGATGTCCATTGAACCAaagttcatgagtaatctactgcAAGAATGAGAGTCAAATATAAATCATCTCCTTCATTACTGAAGCATTTATGCTAATGAGTCTGTATGAATTAAGAAAACTGTCAGAAATGCTACATGAATTAACTGAGAGGAAACCTGAAACTGGTTTTATTGGAGTTCTTGTCAAATTCAAGATCAGGGGAACACTAGCTTAAATAAGTTTAAATTTATTTGAAATCTATATTGCAATATACAGTATGTATTTGCCATGCACACAGAGAAAAACAAGTAAAGCTTTCTGAAAGAGGTtgtcaaagtaaaaaaaataaaaacatatgatTCATGGTTAAAACATGATCTTAGAAGTAAGACTTTCTCAAcaaattatttttctaatttctaaatTAATATCCCAAATCATTttctgttatatttgaaaatttatgTTAAAAGTACTgaacaaaaatcaaaataaaaataggaaaataaaaaatagtatgGGAAGAAAAATAAAACACAAATTATTCTAACCTAGAGAGGGATTACCTGCTTTGAAAAGAGtttgtattttttatatatataaaggaagCCTTTTTGAGATGAAACTGGTTATCCATTGCatctccaaatctgcattcatgcTTGGTGTGATATCAACTGGAAACCAGCAATTGCTTTTTGTTCTTTTGGTTGCTTCCTTTGATGGCATGATGGTACATGCAGTGATGAGGTTGGATTTGGTTTTCCTCAGTTGAATTGTATGGCCGACTTGAAACCTTTTCCCCAAAACACACATCATTTTCTAAGAAAATCTTCAAGTACTGATTAATTTGGAAAAAAGGATTGTTGAGAATGACTCCCACAGATGCTCTTCTGATGCTCAAAATTAAAATCTGTGAAGTTAAAAAATTGGAGCAATTAGAATAAGATACATAATGCACTTTTATCCAGACGTAatatcaaattaaaaaataaatgttgGTAATGTTGGCTAACATTGGTTGTAGCAAAATGCAGCAACCTGAGAAAATATTCTTCTTGAATGTAGTTCATGCAAGAGGAATCTTATTATGTGCCTAGGCACATTTTGTTCACCAATATCATCATGGTTAACATTCATAAAGGGCACACCTTAGTAATAATGCTGGAAAATCAAGAACATGTTTGTTTTTCGATTCATCAAACGATTAATTTTCATTATAtaaggaaaaaaagagaaaataagaaCACTGTTGTGGGTTCATCATGCTCCTGGTGGAGCTGCTTTTCAATAAAACACTACAAAATGGCACCATTCCAAAGTGCTTTGGTAAAGAAAAATGTTTTACCTTCCTTTTGGTGGCTTATAAATGCTGTTAAAAACATGGTAAAAGTTCTTCACATGGATTAACATGCATTGCCATCCAAAGGGGCATGATATCACACTTTCCTCATTGAATTCTTTAGATGGAcatctcttttcctttctttacATAGGGAATCAAGGACATACTATGTTTTCTATTTATCAGATAATCAATTTTAATTGTATAGACAAAGAAAACAGAGGATTGTGGTGGATTCATAATGTACCTGGTGGAACTGCATTTCTAGGAAACACTACTAAATGCCACCACTTCAAAGTGGATATGGAAAATAAAATGTTTTAGCTTCCTTTTGATAGCTTATAAGTGCTTGTAAAAGCATATTTAAAGTTCTTCACATTGAATTAGCATGCATTGCCTTCCAAAAAGGCAAGAGATTGCACTTTTCTTCATTGAATTCTTACGTGGGtatctttttatctttctttACATAGGGAACTTTCTCACTTGTCCAATTTAAAGTGGAAGAAGGATCAGTTGCTGATCTACAACTTTGTTCAACCACACATGAACTTTAATTTTAAGCTGCTTTTGGCCTTGAAAGTATGCTGATTCCTGATTCCCATGAGAAAAGCCAAGCCTTTGATTTGGAGTGTAATGGATACACAAGAAGAAGACGTGTTTGTCCCATCAACTAAAATTTCTCTCCCCAGGCTGGCCCAGAGGCAACCTACCCATTCAAATACAGAGAGCTTTAAGGAAGGTCCCCCCAACTGGTGACCTTTCTGTGGCCAAGAAGATGCTTTCCATTGTGCAATGAGGACAATTGTAAAGTTTGTTCCATATGATTCAGAAGAGGGTATTATTAAACAATTTCAccatatataacatgcataattttttgGGATTTTAGTGTCATTTTGTGACTGGTTATCTACAAGCACAACCATGTGTGCTTGCAGCTGTTCATGTACATGAAGGGAAATTAAGTGGGCTGAAGACTGGCCTTTATATCAGGAGTGGATGTGTTAGAATGCACTATGAAAAgtaaaggagaaagagaacagGGACTATGGCTTTAAGAATGGCTGAAATGTGATGAGATTTCTCAGTTCCTTTCAAAACTTCCCCAGCTATCCATTGCAATAGAATATAGGTGGGGGATTGTTAGTGCCCAAGCTTGAGTGGCTTGTAGCTAAAAGAAAGCATCATCTATGAAGCATATCTTTAGATAAAATGGAAAGGGCAAAGAAAGGTTGCAGGTGACTAAAGTTGAGATTCTTCATTCTTTTATGTGGCTCAATGGAAAGCAAGAAAAATGGATAGTGGCCCAACTATGTTGCAAGGAGAAGACAGTGGACATGAggtgttctttcttttttctttcttctgtttTAACTTGGGACTCAGTAGATTGAGCATGCCTTTATAAAAGCTATAAAATGTAAACAACTTTCCAGGTTTTTGGATAATTCCATTGATTTCCATGAATATAGTGGGAAAaaaactgaaattttctgcatatTCTGCCTGTCTTATGAAAATTTGCAATTTTTCTCCAGCTTCGTTTTTTCCTCTAagattctcttttatttttcctgGTTTCAGTACAGCATGCATGCTATCATTGATCCATGTTGCAGCTCATGCTTCAGAAAACAAAAATTGGAAATATTGGAAGAAACTCTGAATATTCTGGTTCCAGGATAACATGCAATGCTATTATTAATTTGTGTGGCAGTTCATGCTTGAAGACAAATCATGGAAAAGGCGAAATCTACATCAATGATGCAGAGCCATTGCTACTGGCATCTCATGGTCAAAGCACCTCCAGAACAGCCATGAATGGTGCAGACATACCACACTGGCTGCAGAGGAACCATGTGTAAGATTTTATAGTGTTCATCTCTGCTTCCTCTGTCAGAACTCTCTATTATTTAGTTCCACAAATGACATGCTCTGTTCTTACATCATTATTCAAAGAACACACATGTAGCAGCAGAAGGAACAATAGCATCAAAACATGATGTTTAGAGGATCCTCTTCTCTTCAGctttcaccaccaccatcacgtTGTGTTTACTGGTCATCGGTTAGATCAGTCCATCCCAACAGGAGTCAAAGTTGTGttctttatttcttggaagtctggTCACCAGCTGCATCAATAGTTGTGCGTGTCAGGTTCCGCACAACCATGCAATTAATATACGAGGGGAAACGCCAATTGATCTCCACCAGAACGCTCCGCCTCGGTGCACGGAGGACTGGCGGGTCTTGTTGCACCACCGTGGACGCACGTGAGATGTGCGGTGGTCGCAGCTGCCGGGTACCAACCATGGGTGGTGCGTGGGAGACGAGGCGTTAAAGGAGGGGAGAAGAAGCAAGTGCTTCGGGAACAGTAAAAAGGTCTGCTTGGGAGGGGAAAAGCGAAGCAGAGTGTGAGAGAGATAAGAGACATCAGCTGCTTCGACCCCACAACTGGGAGGAGGAAGATGACAGTGACTGCTATATCAATGCATTCTATATCATAATATCATTACGTCGTTTAGCAGTAGTAGTACCACACAGGGAGGCGAGAGGGTGAGGGAGGGGTGACACATTCGCATCTTTTATGGTCAATCGCTGCGTGGGTTCACGGAGCGAGATAGAGCGAGAGAGTACTTTTTAGACTACTCACCTGCCTTCCTTCCCATTTTTCACGGTCGAACGGATAGATACATCATGTCAGAGGCACCGAGAAaagactagagagagagagagagtgtgtgtctgTGCGTGTTTGGGGTTCTTGAGGATCAGGAAGGGTGAAAAGCGGATTTACGTTGCGGCCAAAATGGCGGCGAGGGTGGAAGAATCAAGAGGAAGAGGAACTGAACTGTGGAAATAGCAGTTGCtctggagagcgagcgagcgagcgagaagGGGAGCAAGGAGGAGGATGGCGGCACGCGTTAGCGCGAGGCACGTGATGGTGTGGCtactggtggcggcggcggcgacctGCTTCTCGTGCGCCGGTGCCGGGAGCGTGCGGCGGGCACCGGCGACGAGGCAGAGGTTGGAGGTGCAGCGGCACCTCAAGAGGCTCAACAAGCAGGCTGTCAAGAGCATAAAGGTCGctcctttctctcttctttcttgAGCTTTTTCGCCCCTTCTTCTTTTACTCTCTTTTGACATCAAGGTCTTCCTCGAGAATGAAGTTGCTCAACGGAGCTCGTTCTTGGGTGTTCTATACTTTGATTCGAGTTAATTCGTGTTGGTCTTACAAGTAATTCTCACACAAATTTCTGCTTCTTGTTCTTACGATAACTTCGTTTCTTAAACAGTAAGATGAATCGTTGATGATGCTCCACTTTCTGCCCATCCCTGTTTctgaaagataaaactaattgttTGAAGTAATGCAGAGCCCGGATGGAGATATCATAGACTGTGTGCACATCTCCCACCAGCCAGCCTTTGATCACCCTTTCCTCAAGAACCACACTATCCAGGTCCACTTCCCCTCTCTCTCCTCACTTTCTCTTCTTTTCATGGTTGGTGGTTTCTCTTCCTTGCTGATGCTTTTGATGCCGAACTTTTCAGATGAGGCCAGCTTTCCACCCAGAAGGCCTACTGTTTGATGAGAGCAAGGTTGCATCACAGAAGAAGACGCCTTCAATGGCTCAGCTCTGGCATCAAAATGGGAGGTGCCCTGAGGGCACCATCCCCATCAGGAGGACAAAGAGGGATGATGTGCTGAGGGCCAGCTCTGTCAAAAGGTATGGTAAGAAGAAGCACAGGAGCATCCCAAACCCATTGTCCATTGATCCTGACCTTCTCAATGAGAGTGGCCATCAGGTACAGACAAAGGAAAAAAGATAATAATCAAAAGTGGCTTTGAATGACAAAGTtctgctactactactactactacatatCTTTCACACTCCCTTTCTCATTTGCTCTGTTCTTGGGTCTTTTTGAGTAGCATGCAATTGCTTATGTAGAGGGGGATACATATTATGGAGCCAAGGCCACCATAAATGTGTGGGAGCCAAGGATTCAGCAGTCTAATGAGTTCAGTCTGTCTCAGCTCTGGATTCTGGGGGGCTCCTTTGGGGAGGACCTCAACAGCATTGAAGCTGGTTGGCAGGTTGCTTTTGTTGTACTTGCAACAAATATCTAGTAATTTTGATTTCGTAGAATTGAAAAAGAATTATGTTCAAACATTAATTTCTGTTGGTATGAAAAATAATCAGGTCAGCCCAGATCTGTATGGGGATAACAACACAAGACTCTTTACTTACTGGACTGTGAGTTAACATGATCCTTTGACTCCCTCTCCATCCCTCTCTGTTCTATTTCATAGTTCTTTCTTCGCATTTTACTAAATATGTAGAAAGGAAGATTGGTGTTTATACAATCAACCAAACTAGACAGTTGGATCAATCCTAACATTTTTCTTGTGTAATTTTAGAGTGACTCCTATCAAGCAACAGGCTGCTACAACCTACTCTGCTCTGGATTCATTCAAATCAACAGTGAGATTGCAATGGGTGCGGCAATCTATCCACTCTCTCGATATGGTGGTTCCCAATATGATATCAGTATACTTGTTTGGAAGGTGAAAACAATCCTAAAACTTGTTGGCAGCTGTGAAATATTGCAGTTATCTTGTTTATACTTCTTAGTTGATCGGTATGCACGCACCATTGGTAATAAGAAGGATCGAATTACTTGATCAGGATCCAAAGGAAGGGCATTGGTGGATGCAGTTTGGGAACGACTATGTGCTAGGTTACTGGCCTTCTTTCCTTTTCTCTTACTTGGCGGACAGTGCTTCCATGGTGGAATGGGGAGGGGAAGTTGTGAACTCAGAACCAGATGGTGAGCACACCTCGACCGCGATGGGCAGTGGCCATTTCCCTGAAGAAGGATTCGGCAGATCAAGCTACTTCAGAAACATACAGATAGTTGATGAATCCAACAATTTGAAGGCACCTAGAGGAGTTGGCACCTTCACTGAGCAATCCAACTGCTATGATGTGCAGACAGGCAATAGTAATCACTGGGGGCACTTCTTCTACTATGGCGGTCCTGGTAGAAACTCTAATTGTCCATAGAAACTCAAACTCCTCACTTCTTTGTATACTTTGGCATCATATAATCATCCTTTTTAACTGGTAGGGCTCTCTTAATGAGTGGTTTTAGTTCCCTGTGTCACTTTGACCATATAATCTCTCCATAGAAGAGCGTGGAGGGATAAAGCTGAAGCTTCTGTAAGAGAAACAAGCTTGTGGTTGTCTTGTTCCAGCCATTTTGTGTCTTTGTAACTTTGGAGTCCTTTGTTCTGTTTTATCATGACAGTGAATGAGATTTTGTGTCTGCTTGGTTAAAGCACatcagatttttttctttttttttttggctactGCCAAACAATAAGCATGGGACATGATTAAGATTGAGATTGGTGGTGAATAGTTGTAAAAGGTGCACAGGGAATAAAGAACCTTGAGAGGGGATGTTTGTGCTTGAGAAGTCACACTAGTGGCTTCCTTCATCTCTGCTTTGTCCTTCAGCACACTTTTTGTTCTTACATTCATGTTAGATTCATGAACCTATTCCATGGCAAGAAAGACAAGAAAAAAATATGTAGATTAGAATTGCCACTTCTTTTTGATGTCATGCAACACACTCTGAAGGATTTATGTAGAATTTTCTTTGATTTAAATTCTTGTTCTCATTCTGATACCCTATGTTCAGAGATGGTAAAGGTCAAACATTGGATAGGTAACTACAAGAAAAATTGAGACAAATCCTAGATGAATGAAAGAAATATGTTCTTGAACTCCCAAGTTTGAAGTCAATTATATAGAATGGTTTGATAGGAATGAATCTTTACAAAACTGGGAGAAGGTAGTGACACTCAGAATCAATCAATGTGCTCCATGTGGCACAGCAACAGGACAGAAAGTTAACAAACAATGATGATGTTCTTCTGCTTGCCATCACCACATGTGGATGATTGATTGAGCTAAAGCTCTCACACAGCATGGGAACAGTGAATCCAGTGTCTTCATATTCATGGATGAGCTGATTAAAGCTATTGATTTCCCCTCACCTTTACAAAAGTGCCATTGCTGAGTTGTTTACCTTTGAGAATGTTGCTGTCAAGTTCCTAAAACTTCTGCCACATGCAACTGCACATGAATCACAGCACTAGTAGTTGAGCAGAAAATTACTGACCACACTACTGTCGGATCTCTATGAATCTATCTTCTATGAAACCTCAGTTTGAGATAAGAGAAGCCTCTTATATGCAGACTTACTACCCCTTCACATGCAATCAACTTTGTAGAAGAGATGGAAGCCATCTCAAACTTTactcaaatgcatatcttttcctATTTATATCAATTCCAAATATGATTAATTGGTACCCTAATCCTGCTTAAACAAGTTGAGCAAAAAAAGAAAATCCAGCCTGCTAAATGAATGTTTTATCTTTCATAACCTTCTTCTTATAATAACAATTTACAATAAGAAACAACATTTGAAATGAATGCTCAACCAGAAGACTTCCTACTATTCCTCTTTATGAGATGGTATCTAAAGGACAACTAGAAAATAAGTCAAGGAAGCTGAA
The window above is part of the Musa acuminata AAA Group cultivar baxijiao chromosome BXJ2-6, Cavendish_Baxijiao_AAA, whole genome shotgun sequence genome. Proteins encoded here:
- the LOC135615599 gene encoding protein neprosin-like, producing MAARVSARHVMVWLLVAAAATCFSCAGAGSVRRAPATRQRLEVQRHLKRLNKQAVKSIKSPDGDIIDCVHISHQPAFDHPFLKNHTIQMRPAFHPEGLLFDESKVASQKKTPSMAQLWHQNGRCPEGTIPIRRTKRDDVLRASSVKRYGKKKHRSIPNPLSIDPDLLNESGHQHAIAYVEGDTYYGAKATINVWEPRIQQSNEFSLSQLWILGGSFGEDLNSIEAGWQVSPDLYGDNNTRLFTYWTSDSYQATGCYNLLCSGFIQINSEIAMGAAIYPLSRYGGSQYDISILVWKDPKEGHWWMQFGNDYVLGYWPSFLFSYLADSASMVEWGGEVVNSEPDGEHTSTAMGSGHFPEEGFGRSSYFRNIQIVDESNNLKAPRGVGTFTEQSNCYDVQTGNSNHWGHFFYYGGPGRNSNCP